From the genome of Selenomonadales bacterium:
CCTCAACTACCGCACCGAAGCTCTCCTAACGATGAAAGTCACGACGTATACGCCGGAAGAATGCCCACTTTGTGCGCAAGGCCTTCCCGTGGTTAAACCGGGAAGCCGCAAGGCCTAAAACAAGAAGAACCGTCCCTTTTGTTCTTAAAATTAAGTCGCGCTACGGCGATATGTCAGAAGGATTCCGCGAATACAAATAGAACAACTCTTTAGGCACTGCCAAAGAGTGTGCCAAAGATTATAGGAGGAGATCGCGTTGATCAAGAGAGTTGCCATCGTTCTGACTATCGCCGTGCTGTTACTCGGCGGCCTAGGCGGCATTACCCCGACCGTCGCGCAGCAACCGGCCATCCGCATTATGTTCAACGGCCAGTATCTAAACCTCGACGTACCGCCTGTTATTCAGGGCGGCCGCACCTTGGTTCCCTTCCGCGCCATCTTTGAGGCGCTGGGTGCCACCGTTTCGTGGAACGAAGCTGCACGGACCGCTACCGGCACACGCGGCACCACGACCGTCGCCCTGACCATCGGCAACAACAACGCCACCGTCAACGGCGTCGCCACGCGTCTGGACGTAGCTCCGCTTGTACAGGGCGGGCGGACGTTAGTACCCCTACGCTTTGTCTCCGAGAACCTAGGTGCCACCGTGCAGTGGGTGCCGCGCCACAATATCGTCGTGGTGCGCGGACCGGCTCCCCCCGGCAGATTTAAGATCGGTATTATGACCGGTACCGCCGTCCAGAACGAAGAAGAACTGCGCGCCGCCGAGAACATGGTGCGCAAGTACGGCCGCGACAGAATCGTGCTTACTACATACCCACCTCGTTTCACGGTAGAACAGGAAACGACCATCTCTAACCTCCGCGCACTCGCCGCCGACCGCGACGTACGCGCCATCGTGATCGTGCAAGCCGTAGTCGGCACGGCGGCTGGCATCGAAGAAGTGCGCCGCATGCGCCCCGATATGCTGATTATCGCCGGCACGCCGGGTGAAGACATGGACCTTATAGCCCGCCGCGCTGACGTCGTCTTGCAGGACAACGCTAGGGCGATGGGTCGTGCCATCGTAGAACAGGCTCACCGTATGGGTGCGAGAACCATCGTCCACTACTCCTTTGCCCGCCATATGGCCAACGCCATGCTCTTCCAACGTCGCCAGTTGATGGAGCAAACCGCCAACGAGCTCGGCATGCGCTTTGTCTTTGCCGACGCTCCCGACCCCACCGGTGAAGGCGGCGTAACCGGAACGCAGCAGTTTATTATGGAAGACATCCCCCGCCGCGTCGCCCAATTCGGCAAAGACACCGCCTTCTTTGGCACCAACTGCGGCATGATGGAGCCTATGATCCGCCAAGTAATCGCCACCGGTGCCATCTTCCCGGTACAGTGCTGCCCGTCGCCCTACCACGCCCTACCGGGAGCGCTCGGCATCTCCATTCCCGCTGAGCGCCAAGGCGACCTCGCCTTTGCCATGTCCGCCATCGCTCGCGAACTGCGCAGGCTCGGCGCCGAAAATCGCGTTTCCACCTGGCCGGTACCTGTGAACATGCTCTTTGTCGAAGCCGGCGTAGAATATGCCATGGCCGTACTTAACAACCAGACCATGGGTCGCGTAGATATGGTAACACTCGAAGGCATCCTGATGGCTCGCGCCGGCGGCCCTGTGCACCTTGAGCACCTGACCACCGCTCGCGGCAACTACTTCCACTATTTCTTGTTCCTATCTGACTTCGTCAACTTCGCCAATATCCCCTAAATCACTGGTTAACGAGGTGCAGGGGAGCAACAGCACCCTGCACCTTTACTCTGACCGAGCAAGGGAGGACAAGCATGGGCAACTCCGATTACGTCCTTGAGTTAAACAACATCAGTAAGCAGTACGCGGGAAATCGCGTCCTGAAAAATGTCACCGTCAAGGTTAAGCCGGGCGAGATTCACGCCGTGCTGGGCGAGAACGGTGCCGGCAAGTCGACCCTTATGAATATCCTTTTCGGCATGTCTGTCATTCATACCACCGGGGGTTTTGAAGGCGAGATGCTGATGGACGGCAAACCGATAAGCATTACCAGCCCCTTCGACGCCATGTACTTAGGCATCGGCATGGTCCACCAGGAGTTTATGCTGATTCCCGGCTTTACCATTACGGAAAATATCAAGATTAACCGCGAACACACCCGCCATAACATAGTCAGCCGCATCGGCGGACCTGCCCTCAAAAGCCTTGATATGGCCAAAATGAACAAAGAGGCGCGGCAGTCCTTAGACCGAGTCGGGCTAAATATAGACGAATGGGTAAAAGTTGCCGGCTTGCCGGTTGGCTATATGCAGTTTGTCGAAATTGCGCGCGAGATCGATAAGACAAATATTAAGGTCCTAGTATTTGACGAGCCTACGGCGGTGCTGACGGAGAGCGAAGCCGACAAACTACTGGAGGTTATGCGCACCATCGCTAACTCCGGCATTGCCATTTTGTTTATTACACATAGGCTAGACGAGGTAATGTCGGTAGCCGACCAGATTACGATTCTGCGCGACGGGGAGCATGTGCGCACGCTCCCGCCTAAAGAAACAAATACTTTTCACTTAGCAGAACTCATGGTAGGCCGAGAAGTGCACGTAGTGGACAAGGGCGACCGCGCCAAGACCGGAAAGGAAACTGCCATATCCATACGCGGCCTGCGTGTCCTTATGCCGGGCGAGGAAGTGCGCCACGTAG
Proteins encoded in this window:
- a CDS encoding DUF3798 domain-containing protein, with translation MIKRVAIVLTIAVLLLGGLGGITPTVAQQPAIRIMFNGQYLNLDVPPVIQGGRTLVPFRAIFEALGATVSWNEAARTATGTRGTTTVALTIGNNNATVNGVATRLDVAPLVQGGRTLVPLRFVSENLGATVQWVPRHNIVVVRGPAPPGRFKIGIMTGTAVQNEEELRAAENMVRKYGRDRIVLTTYPPRFTVEQETTISNLRALAADRDVRAIVIVQAVVGTAAGIEEVRRMRPDMLIIAGTPGEDMDLIARRADVVLQDNARAMGRAIVEQAHRMGARTIVHYSFARHMANAMLFQRRQLMEQTANELGMRFVFADAPDPTGEGGVTGTQQFIMEDIPRRVAQFGKDTAFFGTNCGMMEPMIRQVIATGAIFPVQCCPSPYHALPGALGISIPAERQGDLAFAMSAIARELRRLGAENRVSTWPVPVNMLFVEAGVEYAMAVLNNQTMGRVDMVTLEGILMARAGGPVHLEHLTTARGNYFHYFLFLSDFVNFANIP
- a CDS encoding sugar ABC transporter ATP-binding protein; translation: MGNSDYVLELNNISKQYAGNRVLKNVTVKVKPGEIHAVLGENGAGKSTLMNILFGMSVIHTTGGFEGEMLMDGKPISITSPFDAMYLGIGMVHQEFMLIPGFTITENIKINREHTRHNIVSRIGGPALKSLDMAKMNKEARQSLDRVGLNIDEWVKVAGLPVGYMQFVEIAREIDKTNIKVLVFDEPTAVLTESEADKLLEVMRTIANSGIAILFITHRLDEVMSVADQITILRDGEHVRTLPPKETNTFHLAELMVGREVHVVDKGDRAKTGKETAISIRGLRVLMPGEEVRHVDLDVREGEILGIGGLGGQGKIGIANGIMGLYPARGEVTIRGKKLSLNDTRGAYAAGLAFVSEDRRGVGLLLDSSIETNIVFTAMQMRENFLWKLGPFSQVNSRKIRAHALKMIKALDIRCTGPTQLTRRLSGGNQQKVCVARALALDPTILLVSEPTRGIDVGAKKLVMDTLVKLNKELGMTIIMTSSELAELRSICDRIAIVCHGKIEGILAPTASDVDFGLMMAGDYYKYRGKEA